One window from the genome of Eublepharis macularius isolate TG4126 chromosome 15, MPM_Emac_v1.0, whole genome shotgun sequence encodes:
- the LOC129343006 gene encoding translation initiation factor IF-2-like has product MRRPPPPRPPLRPGCPGAPGPSPPAPGVPRALLPRLRPRQAPFAKRELPGSPVPARRLALCTCSATLTPGWSDAPGGWIRPRRSGPGRRLRAGGRPREAEAEASPAKPRRPLRPAGLAPSAPPGSGPAPGRRRPHLPCAPCQAHDRAADAAASRSRGRAEPSGRPLPGWWLRTGAEERKRESGERAAPSASLPGAAPPAEREEGRPAVRQPRAPASGARQRPRAVRSPGRPSPAHPGRGRFCGAPAQPRAPELPPPCPQWGGGPFCGRPQREPAFGSPLQPAQPRPRNTILGCVAAFSPNPPSCNGRPLLHCILGSPWDRLRPDGAWTKVTQRGLEPSTPTNR; this is encoded by the coding sequence AtgcggcgccccccccccccccgccccccgctcagGCCGGGCTGCCCAGGCGCTCCGGGCCCCTCGCCCCCCGCCCCGGGCGTCCCTCGAGCGCTTCTCCCGCGCCTCCGACCGCGCCAGGCCCCCTTTGCGAAGCGAGAGCTGCCGGGCTCCCCCGTACCTGCCCGCCGGCTggctctctgcacatgctcagcgACACTCACGCCGGGGTGGTCTGACGCGCCGGGCGGCTGGATCCGGCCCAGGAGATCGGGGCCCGGGCGGAGGctgcgggcgggcgggcgccCTCGAGAGGCCGAGGCCGAGGCCTCTCCCGCCAAGCCCCGGAGGCCTCTTCGGCCGGCCGGCCTGGCCCCCTCCGCTCCCCCAGGCTCCGGCCCGGCCcccggccgccgccgcccccaccTGCCGTGCGCCCCGTGCCAGGCGCACGATCGCGCCGCGGACGCCGCTGCCAGCCGGAGCCGaggccgagccgagccgagcggGCGGCCGCTTCCTGGGTGGTGGCTGCGAACCGGCGCCGAGGAGAGGAAGCGAGAGAGCGGCGAGAGAGCCGCCCCCTCGGCCAGCCTCCCCGGCGCAGCGCCGCCAGCCGAGAGGGAGGAAGGCCGGCCGGCCGTCCGGCAGCCCAGGGCCCCGGCCTCCGGAGCGCGGCAGCGCCCAAGAGCCGTGCGCTCGCCGGGGCGCCCCTCGCCAGCCCATCCGGGCAGGGGGCGCTTCTGCGGGGCCCCGGCCCAGCCCCGCGCCCCCGAGCTCCCGCCCCCTTGCCcgcaatggggaggggggcccTTCTGCGGGCGCCCCCAGCGAGAGCCAGCCTTTGGCAGCCCTCTGCAGCCTGCCCAGCCCCGGCCCAGAAACACCATTCTGGGCTGCGTTGCTGCCTTCTCCCCGAACCCCCCTTCCTGCAACGGGCGCCCCCTTCTCCATTGCATCCTTGGCAGCCCCTGGGATAGGCTGCGCCCTGACGGTGCCTGGACCAAGGTGACCCAGCGGGGACTGGAACCCTCGACCCCCACGAACCGCTAG
- the LOC129343123 gene encoding suppressor of cytokine signaling 5-like produces MSQDRGARPKVRPDTGTGGQHSGRRKARPSHSSERQRRASLEVDSVGGGACPAEPSRGVGRSLRQKLQAAVGHCFPLKSAPRSPDLSSQRKIHLRELMLDTCPFPPGSELARTWNLIKQHTAPVSEHEALGPPAPEDEDDRLRARRRISIEQGVEPPPDALIHTFEVTAQINPLYKLGPKLAHGMNELAGASRGMLTVADEGDEEEEAEAVCAVLPDMRDGFRVHTQIDYIHCLVPDLLQLTQLPCYWGVMDRYEAEALLEGKPEGTFLLRDSAQEDYLFSVSFRRYGRSLHARIEQWNHNFSFDVHDPSVFHAPTVTGLLEHYKDPSVCMFFEPLLSIPVNRTFPFSLQHLCRAVVTCCTTYDGIGHLPIPSALKEYLKEYHYKQRVRVRRLDTWWT; encoded by the coding sequence ATGTCTCAGGACAGAGGAGCGCGGCCTAAAGTGCGGCCAGACACAGGCACCGGAGGGCAGCACAGTGGCAGGCGGAAGGCCCGGCCCAGCCATTCCTCCGAGAGGCAAAGGCGTGCCTCCCTGGAGGTGGACTCAGTAGGGGGAGGCGCCTGTCCAGCAGAGCCCAGCAGAGGGGTGGGGCGCTCCTTGCGCCAGAAGCTGCAGGCAGCCGTGGGCCACTGCTTCCCCCTCAAGAGTGCACCCCGCTCGCCTGACCTTTCCTCCCAGCGCAAGATCCACCTTCGGGAGCTGATGTTGGATACCTGTCCTTTCCCACCAGGGTCGGAGCTGGCCCGCACCTGGAACCTTATCAAGCAGCACACCGCACCTGTCTCTGAACACGAGGCCTTGGGGCCGCCTGCCCCAGAAGACGAAGACGATCGCCTGAGAGCGCGGCGGCGCATCAGCATAGAGCAGGGGGTGGAGCCCCCGCCAGATGCTCTGATCCACACTTTTGAGGTCACAGCTCAAATCAATCCCCTCTACAAATTAGGGCCCAAGCTGGCCCATGGCATGAATGAACTGGCGGGGGCCAGCCGGGGCATGCTAACAGTGGCGGATGAAGGGGACGAGGAGGAGGAAGCGGAAGCCGTGTGTGCTGTGCTGCCAGACATGAGGGACGGCTTTCGGGTGCACACACAGATCGATTATATCCACTGCCTGGTGCccgacttgcttcagctgacccaGCTGCCCTGTTATTGGGGCGTCATGGATCGCTATGAGGCCGAGGCCCTGTTGGAAGGGAAGCCAGAGGGCACGTTTCTCCTGCGGGACTCTGCCCAGGAGGACTACCTCTTTTCTGTGAGCTTCCGGCGCTACGGGCGGTCCCTCCACGCCCGCATCGAGCAGTGGAACCACAACTTCAGCTTCGATGTGCATGACCCCAGTGTCTTTCACGCTCCCACTGTGACAGGACTGCTGGAGCACTACAAGGACCCCAGTGTGTGCATGTTCTTTGAGCCGCTGCTCTCCATCCCGGTGAACCGCACGTTCCCTTTCAGCTTGCAGCACCTCTGCCGGGCTGTGGTGACCTGCTGCACCACTTACGATGGGATCGGGCACCTGCCCATCCCCAGCGCCCTGAAGGAATACCTCAAGGAGTACCACTACAAGCAGAGAGTGAGGGTCCGCAGGCTGGACACTTGGTGGACCTGA
- the PAF1 gene encoding RNA polymerase II-associated factor 1 homolog, which produces MAPTIQTQAQREEPGHRPNSHRTLPERSGVVCRVKYGNSLPDIPFDPKFITYPFDQNRFVQYKATSLEKQHKHDLLTEPDLGVTIDLINPDTYRIDPNVLLDPADEKLLEEEIQAPTSSKRSQQHAKVVPWMRKTEYISTEFNRYGVSNEKPEVKIGVSVKQQFTEEEIYKDRDSQIAAIEKTFEDAQKSISQHYSKPRVTPVEVMPVFPDFKMWINPCAQVIFDSDPAPKDTSGAAALEMMSQAMIRGMMDEEGNQFVAYFLPVDETMRKRKRDQEEEMDYAPEDVYEYKIAREYNWNVKNKASKGYEENYFFIFREGDGVYYNELETRVRLSKRRAKAGVQSGTNAVLVVKHRDMNEKELEAQEARKAQLENHEPEEEEEEEMDMGKEAQGSDEEQEKGSESEKEASEAEEEEEGRSASESEREASEVEGAGAEEESEEDERAARDKEEIFGSDDDDEEDSEQEGGRPEGDEEEESGSEEEEEEEEEGRRQQRRGSRSPFLSGSDHSNHEDDEEEEGEASASEAASESSEEGSESD; this is translated from the exons ATGGCGCCCACCATCCAGACCCAGGCGCAGCGGGAGGAGCCGGGCCACAG GCCCAACTCCCACCGGACGCTCCCTGAGAG GTCAGGGGTGGTGTGTCGAGTGAAGTATGGCAACAGCCTCCCTGACATTCCCTTTGACCCCAAGTTCATCACCTACCCCTTTGACCAGAACAG GTTTGTCCAATACAAGGCCACCTCTCTAGAGAAGCAGCACAAACACGACTTGCTGACAGAGCCCGATTTGGGGGTCACCATAGACTTGATCAACCCTGACACGTACCGCATTGACCCCAATG TCCTTCTAGATCCTGCTGATGAGAAGCTGTTGGAGGAGGAGATCCAAGCGCCAACCAGTTCCAAAAG atcCCAGCAGCATGCCAAGGTGGTGCCGTGGATGCGGAAAACCGAATACATCTCCACCGAGTTCAACCGCTATGGTGTCTCCAACGAGAAGCCAGAGGTTAA GATTGGCGTGTCTGTCAAGCAGCagtttacagaggaggaaatcTACAAGGACAGAGACAGTCAAATTGCAGCTATTGAGAAGACTTTTGAGGATGCTCAGAAATCG ATTTCTCAGCACTACAGCAAGCCTCGGGTTACTCCGGTAGAGGTCATGCCCGTGTTCCCTGACTTCAAG ATGTGGATCAACCCCTGTGCTCAGGTCATCTTTGACTCTGACCCAGCGCCCAAGGACACCAGTGGGGCTGCTGCCCTTGAGATGATGTCCCAGGCCATGATCAG GGGCATGATGGACGAGGAAGGCAACCAGTTTGTGGCCTACTTCCTTCCGGTGGATGAGACGATGCGGAAGAGGAAACGCGACCAGGAGGAGGAAATGGATTACGCTCCTGAGGATGT GTATGAATATAAGATTGCCCGGGAGTATAACTGGAACGTGAAGAACAAGGCCAGCAAGGGCTACGAGGAGAACTACTTCTTCATCTTCCGCGAGGGTGACGGGGTCTACTACAATGAACTGGAGACCAG AGTGCGGCTGAGCAAGCGACGCGCCAAGGCCGGGGTTCAGTCGGGCACCAATGCTGTGCTGGTGGTGAAGCACAGAGACATGAACGAGAAAGAGCTCGAGGCTCAG GAAGCCCGCAAAGCCCAGCTGGAGAACCACGagccagaggaggaagaggaggaagagatggaCATGGGCAAAGAGGCCCAAGGCTCAG ACGAAGAGCAGGAGAAGGGCAGTGAGAGCGAGAAGGAAGCCAGCGAGgcggaagaagaggaggagggccgCTCGGCCAGCGAGAGTGAGCGCGAGGCCAGCGAGGTGGAGGGGGCAGGCGCGGAGGAGGAGAGCGAGGAGGATGAACGCGCAGCCCGAGACAAGGAGGAGATCTTCGGCAGTGACGATGACGACGAGGAGGACTCTGAGCAGGAAGGAGGCCGCCCTGAAGGggacgaggaggaggagagcggcagcgaggaggaggaggaggaagaggaggaaggccGGCGCCAGCAGCGCCGCGGCAGTCGCAGTCCTTTCCTCAGTGGCAGCGACCACTCCAACCACGAGgatgatgaagaggaggagggggaggccagcgccAGCGAAGCCGCCTCTGAGTCGAGCGAGGAGGGCAGCGAGAGTGACTGA